TCATCTACGAGGTGCACGACGTTGACGAGTTCGACAATCTGCTGAAGTCCGGCAAGGTGCTGTTCGGGGTCGAGATCCCGCGTGGCTTCGAGCGCGCGGTGCGGCGCGGCGACAAGCCGGCGCTGCTGGTCGCAGCCGACGCGACCGATCCGGTCGCCGCAAGCTCCGCACTCGGCTCGCTCGGCATGATCGTGCAGACCGCGCTCGCGCACGATCTCTACATCGGCGATCCCCCCGCACTGCCGTTCGAGATCCGCGCGCATGCGCGCTACAATCCGGCGGCGGAATCGCGGCTCAACATCGTGCCGGGACTGGTCGGCACCATCCTCACCATGACGATGCTGATCTTCACGGCGCTGTCGGTGACGCGCGAGATCGAGCGCGGCACCATGGAGAGCCTGCTGTCGATGCCGATCAAGCCGGTCGAGGTGATGATCGGCAAGATCGTGCCCTATATCCTGGTCGGCTTCATCCAGGCTTTCCTGATCGTCAATATCGGAGTGTTCCTGTTCGGCGTGCCGGTGCTCGGCAATCTGCTCCTGCTCGCGGCCCTCTCGACCCTTTTCATCGCTGCAAACCTCGCGATCGGCTACACATTCTCCACCATCGCGCAGAACCAGCTGCAGGCGATACAGATGTCGTTCATGTTCTTCCTGCCGAGCATTCTCTTGTCCGGCTTCATGTTCCCGTTCGCGGGCATGCCGGCCTGGGCGCAATATGTCGGTGAATGCCTGCCGCTGACGCACTACATTCGCATCGTCCGCGCCATCATGCTGAAGGGCGCCACCATGCCGAATCTGCGCTTCGATACCCTGGCGTTGGCGGCCCTGATGCTGGTCGCCATGACCATCGCCGTGACGCGCTTCCGCCGCACGCTGGATTGAGGCAGACTGCCCCGGAATCGGGGGATGGAATGGTCAGCTTTTTGAGGGCGCGGCAAAGGGCCGTCTTGTCGGAGGAGTTCGAGCGCGAGCTGACGCGCGAAGTGCTGCGCACGGAATTGCTGCGGGTGAAGGCGCTGATCGCCACGGGCCTCGTCATGATGGTCTTGCTCACGGCCACCTTCGTGATCGATCCTGCCATCTCGAACCGGATCTGGCGCGGGACCGAGGGGATGGTCCGCGAATACGTGATTGTGGCAGGCTTCCTGCTGTTCGAGGTCTGGGTCCACAGCCAGATCAGGCGAAACCTCAAGCTTGATCGCGACCTGCCGGTGGTCAGGCGCTATATCGGCGCCTTCATCGAGACGTCGCTCCCGACGCTGATCCTGATCCTGCAGATCCGCAGCATGGGCGCCAGCCAGGCGCTCGGTTTCGTCTTGCCGATGGTCTATTTCATCTTCGTCATTCTTTCGACGCTGCGGCTCGATTTCTGGCTGTCCACCTTCACGGGATTTGTCGCCGCCGCCGAGCTCCTGACGGTCGCGCTGTACTTCAATCCGGCCAGCGATACCGGCGAACCCCTGATCTATTTCCACGCCGTGCGCAGCCTAGTGATCCTGGTCTGTGGCGTGCTGGCAGGCTCGGTCGGTGCGCAGCTGCGGCGGCAATTCGCCGCGAGCATCGCTGCGGCGACCGCGCGCGACCGGGTGACCAATCTGTTCGGCCAGCACGTCTCGCCGCAGGTGGTCGAGCGGCTGATGGCGGAGGGCACCAGTGCCGCCGGCGATATCAGGCGTGTCGCCGTGATGTTCGTCGATTTCCGCGGCTTTACCGCCGGCGCGCAGTCGCGCACCCCGCAAGAGGTCGTCGACCGGCTCGACGGCGCCTTCGCGGTGCTGGTCGATATTCTCGATCGCCATGGCGGTATCGTGAACAAGTTTCTGGGCGACGGATTTCTCGCGCTGTTCGGCGCGCCGCTGGAGGCGTCCGATGCCGCGCATCGTGCGGTCGCCGCTGGCCGCGACATGCTGACCGCGATGGATCACATCAATGCGCAGACGAGCTGGCCGCTGCGGATCGGGATCGGCATCCATTTCGGCGAGGTCGTCGCCGGCAATATCGGCTCGCCCCGGCGCAAGGAATACACCGTGATCGGCGACACCGTGAACTTTGCATCGCGGCTCGAGGCGCTCAACAAGGAGTTCGGCTCGCAGCTCCTGATCTCCGCATCCGTGCGCGAGGCGCTCGGCGACGACGGCGAGGATGCAGTCGCGCTCGGCGAAGTCACGGTGCGCGGTTACGAGCAGCCGGTCGCAGTGTTTCAATTGGGGTGAGGGGACTGCTCGCGTTTCTTTGAAGGCGCGCGCTGAAATATCCTCGGCTGTGCTCCGCTCTTGCACTCAGGACGTCGAAATTGTTTCGACCTCCCATTTGCTACGCGGAGAAGATCCATGATCCGATTGAGCGTTGTCTCGGCCGCCTTGATTGCCGCAGCCGTTTACCAAATCGAGGCCGCTTCCGCCCGCGATGCCGCCCCCGCCCGGCGCGGTGTTGCGCATGCAACGGCGGATTGCGTCAGGGCGCCGGCCGTGGGCGCCTATGCGACGGCTCCTTACAAGGAGCCGCCTTGCATGCCCAAGACGATGAACTGGACCACGAACTAACGATCGACACGGGCGAAGCCGGACTGGCCTGTGCCTCCAGCCCGGCTTCGTGCCCTGCCGTTTCCGGTATTATGGTAGTTCTTGACTCGCTCCTCATCTAGTCATCTATATGACTAGATGAATTCAGCGCCACGCGACGACCGTCTGCCCCGCTACCAGCGCCTGCGCGATGACCTCGCCGCGCGGATCGTCAGCAATGAATGGCGGCCGGGCGAGCCGATCCCATCGGAAGCCGAGCTTGGCGCACATTACGGGGTCGCCATCGGCACCGTGCGCAAGGCGATTGACCAGCTCGTCGCGGATGCCGTGCTGGAGCGCCAGCAAGGCCGTGGCACTTTCGTGCGCCGGGCGCGCTTCAACTCCTCGCTGTTCCGCTTCTTCCGCTTCCAGTCCGAGAGCGGAGAGCGGCGCGTGCCGAAGAGCCGCATCCTCAGGCGGAAGAGCGTGCCGGCGACGACGGCGGTCGCTTCCGCGCTGCGCATTCCGGTCGGTGAGCCCGTGATCAGCCTGTCGCGCCTGCGGCTGATCGACGATGTGCCGCTGCTCGCCGAGGAGATCTGGCTCCAGCAATCGCGTTTTGCAAAGATCCTCGCCATCGACACCGCCGAATTCGGCGATCTCTTGTATCCGCTCTACGAGGAGCGCTGCGGCGAGGTCGTGGTCTCGGCCGAGGAAATTCTCACGGTCGAGACGGCCAACGAGATGCAGGCCCGGCTGCTCAGACTCGAGAGCCACGCACCGTTGATCGTGATCGAGCGCCTCGCCCTCGATCTGGAGCGGCGGCCGATCGAATGGCGCCGCTCGCGCGGGCCGGCGGATCGCTTCCGCTACCACGCCGAGATCCGGTGACGGCCGAATTCAACAACATCAAGCAACAAACGCGTACAGGGGTAGGGAACATGTCGAACTGGTACAGTGAAAGCTCGCCGCTGGAGCGGCGCACCTTCTGGGCAAGCTTTGGCGGCTGGGCGCTGGATGCGCTCGATGTCCAGATGTTTGGCCTCGCGATCCCTGCGCTGATCGCGGCCTTCCACATCAGCAAGGCCGATGCCGGCCTGCTCGGTTCGGTCACGCTGTTCTTCGGCGCGTTCGGCGGCTGGCTCGGCGGCGCGCTCGGCGATCGCTTCGGTCGCGTCAAGGCGCTCCAGATCACGGTCGCGACCTTTGCGCTTGCGACCTTCGCCAGTGCATTCGCGATGAGCTACACCCAGCTCCTGGTGCTCAAGGCGATCCAGGGCCTCGGCTTCGGCGCCGAATGGGCCTGCGGGGCGGTGCTGATGGCCGAGATCATCCGCCCCGAGCACCGCGGCAAGGCGCTTGGCACCGTGCAGAGCGCCTGGGCCGTCGGTTGGGGCGCGGCCGTGCTGCTGTCCGCGCTGGTCTTCACCTCTGCACCGGCGGATATCGCCTGGCGCATCCTGTTTGCGATCGGCTTATTGCCGGCGCTGCTCATCATCTTCATCCGCCGTGGGCTGAAGGAGCCGCCGCGCGCCATCGCGAAGGACGCAGAGGCGCCGTTCCTCGCGACGCTGTCGGGCATCTTTCATCGCGACGTGCTGCGCTCGACCCTGGTCGGCGGTCTGTTCGGCGTCGGCGCCCATGGTGGCTATGCCGCCTTGACGACGTTCCTGCCGACATACCTGCGCGAGGTCAGGCATTTGTCGGTGCTCGGCTCCAGCTTCTATCTCGCCGTGATCATTATCGCTTTCTTCTGCGGCTGTGTCGCCAGCGGCATCATCAGCGACCGGATCGGCCGCCGCGCCAATGTCGCGTTCTTCGCCGGCGCCTGCATCATCACCGTGCTCGTCTATATCTTCGCGCCGCTGACCAACGGCCAGATGCTGGTGCTCGGCTTTCCGCTCGGCTTTTTCTCGGCCGGCATTCCAGCCAGCATGGCCGCGTTGTTCAGTGAGCTCTATCCGGCCGGCGTGCGCGGCACCGGCGTCGGTTTCTGCTACAATTTCGGCCGCGTCGTCTCCGCTGCCTTTCCCTTCCTGGTCGGCTTTCTCAGTGATCGCATCGGCCTTGGACCGGCGATCGGCGTCGATGCGGCGTTTGCTTATGCGCTGGTGCTGATCGCGGTACTGCTGCTGCCCGAAACCCGCGGCAAGGTGTTCGAGCAGGCTGCAGCCGCGCGCGCTTGACGGGAATGGGGAACAACGACCATGACGAGATGCCAACGCGGCCTGACGCGCCGCCAGTTTGGTGCGGCTCTCGCATCGCTCGCCGCAGCGGTCGCGACCACGGCCAGGAGTGAGGCGGCCTTGCCTGTGATCGACACCCACGCCCATGTCTTCCATCGCGGATTGAAGCTCGCGCCGGGCCGGCGCTACGCGCCCGATTACGATGCGCCGCTGTCGCTGTATCTGGAGCAGCTCGATCATACCGGCATGAGCAATGGCGTGCTGGTGCAGCCGAGCTTCCTCGGCACCGACAATTCCTACCTCGTCGATTGCCTCAAGCAGACCAATGGCCGCCTGCGCGGTATCGCCGTCGTCGATCCCGCCGTCTCTGCCGACGAGCTTGGCGAACTCGATCGCGCCGGTGTGGTCGGCATTCGCCTCAATCTCGTCGGCCAGCCGTTGCCTGACCTTGCGGGAAACGAATGGAAAAGATTGCTCGCCAACGTGAAGGCGATGGGTTGGCAGGTCGAGATCCAGCGCAACGCGTCCGATCTTGCCGTGCTCGCCCCGCTTCTGCTCGATCTCGGCGTCACCGTCGTGCTCGATCACTACGCGCTGCCGGATCCCAAGCTCGGCGTCGTCGATCCCGGCTTTCAATCCGTGTTGAAGCTCGGGGCGACGAAGAACGTCTGGATCAAAATCTCCGCGCCATACCGGTACGGTGCGGCGGGCGAGAGCTTTGCGAAGGAGGCTTATCCGCTGCTTCGTAACGCGTACGGCCTCGACCGTTTGCTGTGGGGCAGCGACTGGCCGCACACGCAGTTCGAGGCGACACAGACTTATGCGAAGAACCGGCAATTCCTCGACACGCTGATCGCCGACGAGCGCGAACGCGCGCAGGTGCTGTCCTCGCCGCGGGCGCTCTTTCGCTTTTGACACGCGCGCGCGATTGCTCCGATTGCACTCAATTTTGGGGCATGACGGGCTATGTTTTGGGCTTGTAGAGTGCTGCGCGGGCGGCCGGCTTACGGCCGCCATTTGCGTGAGGACTTGAGCCATGCAGCGCCGCTACATCACCGTCGACGTGTTCACCGACCGCGCCTTCGGCGGCAACCAGCTCGCCGTGGTTCTGGATGCCGACGGGCTCTCGACGCAACAGATGCAGGCGATCGCGACCGAGTTCAACTATTCCGAGACGACTTTCGTGCTGCCGCCGCGCGACAAGGCCAATGACGCCGAGGTGCGCATCTTCACGCCGGTGAGGGAGATGCCGTTCGCCGGTCATCCCAATGTCGGCACCTCCTTCGTGCTGGCGAGTCTTGCGAAAGAGCCGAAGCCGCGCCTTGTGTTCGAAGAGATGGCGGGCCTCGTGCCGGTCGACATCGTTCGCGAGCAGGGAAGGATCGTCAGTACCGAGCTCACCGCGCCGCAGCCACTGTCGCGACTGGCGGAAGTCCCGGCCGCTGACGTTGCGGCCTGCATCTCGTTGACGGTTGATGACATCAGGACCGATCATCATGCGCCGCAAGTCGTCGGCGTCGGAACGCCGTTCCTTGTGGCGGAGGTGCATTCGCGTGATGCGCTCAAACGCGCGAGGCCCGACGCAGCCGCGTTCGGCAGGGTCCTGCCTCGCGACGACGCCCGCTCGGTGTGGTTCTACACGCGCGAGGTGCCGGCGTCGGAGGCGCCGAGCGAACGGCAGGCGCGCATGTTCATGCGCGGTGCTGGCGGTCTCGCCGAAGATCCCGCCACAGGCAGCGCCAGCGTCGCCGCCGCTGCGCTGTTCGCCGATCTCGATCCTGTCAGGGATGGTGAGTTGAAGCTCACGGTCGGCCAGGGCTTTGACATGGGCCGGCCCAGCATCCTCCAGACCCGCGTCGTCAAGCGAGACGGCAAGATCGTGTCAGCGCATGTCGGCGGGGCCTGTGTGAAGATGATGGAGGGGACGTTCAGGCTGGCGGGGGAGGGGTAGGCCGTCATTCCGGGGCGCGACGCAGTCGCGAACCCGGAATCCATTCATCCACCAACTCTGCGGCTCGATGGATTCCGGGCTCGCGCTACGCGCGTCCCGGAATGACAATTGAAGGAGCCAAATTCTTCACCGCCGCGCCATCGCGCTCCTCGATGATCTCCGCGATCATCCGGCGGTGGCAATGGGTGTGGTCGCGCTCATAGCAGAGCAGGCAGACCGGGCCGGCCTTCTTCACGAGCGCCGAGAGTTCGTCCATCTGCTCCCTGGCCTCCGGCGTCTTCAGGTGCTTCGAGAAAATCTTCTCCAGCACGTCGTACTGGCCGCTGCGCGCGGCGAGGCGGCCTTCCTTCGGCGTGCCCAGCGCGGCGAGATGGACATAAGAGATGCCGCGGTCGTCGAGACCAGCGGCCAGCTGCTTCTTGGAGAAGCCCGGCCGCCGTGACGACGTCACCGCGCGCACGTCGACCACGAGCTTGACGCCGGCCTGCTCCAGTTCGTCGAGCACGGCCTTGGGCGGCGTCTGCTCGTAGCCGATGGTGAAGAGCTTCTTCGCCTTGGCCATCCGCTCTCCTCAGCTTACCCGCGCGATCAGTTCCATGGCGCCGTGCGGTGCGCGCACCTTGCCCTCGTGAATGACATAGGCGAACACGTCGCGCGGTTCCTTCTTCGGCTTGGTCTTGTCAACCTTCGGCAGGTCGTCGGGTTCACTTCCGTCGGCCCAGGCCTGAAAGCGCTCGGCCCAGGCGTCGAGTTGCTTCGGCGGATAGCAGGTCTTGATCTCGTCATTGCCCTTCTGCAGTCGGGCATAGACGAAATCGCCGGCGACATCGGCAATCGCGGGATATTTGCCGTGCTCGGCGAACACGACCGGCGTCTCGAACTCGCGGATCAGTGCGATGAACTCAGGCGTGCAGAAACTGTCGTGCCGCACCTCCACCACGTGGCGCAGCGCGCGACCGTCGAGCTTGCGCGGCAGCAGCTCCAGGAACTTGCCGAAATCGGCGCCGTCGAATTTCTTGGTCGGCGCGAACTGCCACAGCGCCGGTCCAAGATGGTCGCCGAGTTCCAGCACGCCGGAATCGTAGAAGCGCTTGATGGAATCGCCGGCCTCGGCCAGCACGCGCCTGTTGGTGGCAAAGCGCGGTCCCTTCACCGAGAACACAAATCCCTCAGGCACTTCGCTCGCCCATTTGCGGAAGCTCTCGGGCTTCTGCGAGCCGTAATAGGTGCCGTTGATCTCGATCGAGGTCAGCTTCGAGGCAGCGTAGGACAGCTCCTTCGCCTGCGTCAGCTTCTCCGGATAGAACACGCCGCGCCAGGGCTCGAAGGTCCAGCCGCCGATGCCGATGAAGATGTTGCCGGATTTTTTGGACGCGGTTTTTGCTTTGGCCACGGGGGATCTCGCATCGACGGGAAGGGGATGGCGGCATCCTATTCAAACCAGAAGTGATTGGCCAGTTGTCGCATCCCGTCTAAGCTTGCGGCGCGATCTGCGCAAAAAGGAGAACAAGATGCGGATGCTGATGCTGGGAGCGGTGCTCGTCATGATGACATCTGCTGCCATGACGTCTGCTGCAAGGGCGGATGATGATGAGACCAAGGGCGCGCAGAAGCTCGCCATGCAGGGCCGCGACGATTACTGGCATTGCCTGGCTCGGGAGTATTCGCGCGACACCAATCAGGGCCTGTCGGAGCAGGAGTTCGGCCGCTCGGTCGCCGGCGCCTGCCCATCGGAGCGGCAATATTACCGGGTGGCGTTGCTCGACTATCTCACCGCGCAATATCCTGACATCGATTCCGGCGCCCATCTCGCGACCGCGAACAGGGCGGTGGAGTCCGCGCAGAAGGACATCGTGACCGCCTACGTCAAGCACCGGCCGCCAATGAAATAGGGTCATGACCTGTTGCGACCCGGCAGCCCTTCCGACCGCGGGTTCATCCGTGATAAGACAGGGCTCATCTGGAGCGGGGACGGGTTGGTATGTCGTCTGAGTCGGTAGGTGGCATTTTTGGTGCGATCGTCGCCGCGGTCGTGCTGGCGGTCGCCGTGGTCTTCGGGCCGATCGGCCAATACGGTAAGCCCCCGAAGCCGGCCAAGGTCGAGCCGGCGCCCGCCGCCATGGCGCCCGCGGCTCCTGTGGCCCCCGCGCCGCGGGGCCCGGTAATCCGGGAAGTCCCGAATCAATAATGGGCTCGATATACTCGCCTCGACACCCGGTTGCGGAAGCGAGATCGTTAAGTGCTGCGCGAAAACGTAACTTCACCCATATCGGCGTCGAAGTATTTTTTGTGTATGGGAACGTCGAGCAGTCGCACGCGCTCAAACGGTTCTTGTTTGATCTCGGCGACCTTTTTCATGTCGAGCAACGCAAACAGACGACATATGTTGCCGTTCAAATCATACCATCGGCCCGCCATCTCGTTGACCAGTTGGCCACGACTTGGTTTGGCGAAAGTAACGCGTCCAAATATTTCAATAGGAATTTCGTCCGTGCTGCCGTCCGTCACGAGTGATTCTGCGATATCGGAGTTTATGGTTCGCTGACCCGTGAAGTAGTAAAACATCGTGTAGCCGCCGTCCTCGTTGTACCGGAAGCCCACGTCACGAATCTGCTGCTTTTCGTCGTCCCTAAAAAGGGGATTATTCTTGAGCTTGAAAGCCAACTCAAGTTTCATGTTGTCTGGATTAATAACGATCTGACATTGAGTTTGCCGCTCCGGGACAGTGACGACCTGTGAAACAGGTCCGATGTTGGCTCGGTAACTGACCAGCCAGCCACCCTTGAGCAACTCCCGCACCTCGCTATAGACGTCAGCCGCGTCCTTCGAATTCAAGAGATACAGGATGAACCAGCTCGCGACGAAGATGACGAAATATGCCACAACAAACGCTAGCTTAAAGGTTGGGGGAACCTCAAACTTCCACCCGTTGTCGTAGTTTACCGAGACGATAGCCAGAGCGCCGGCGACAAGAAGCGTCGAGATAATTAAGGCAGAGAGGGCCAATTTTGCGCTCCGAGCCTCCACAAGGCCCAGCACACTTTTGAGAATGTCTGTCATCGAAACCACCTGGAAACGAAATTTTATGCAATTTTGGCATCTTATAGTTGTATATTTCTGCCATCAATATCCAATTTGCTCCTTGCAAACTGGCTCGGTCATTCCCATCTAGCCTCCAACGGC
This genomic interval from Bradyrhizobium guangzhouense contains the following:
- a CDS encoding amidohydrolase family protein; this translates as MTRCQRGLTRRQFGAALASLAAAVATTARSEAALPVIDTHAHVFHRGLKLAPGRRYAPDYDAPLSLYLEQLDHTGMSNGVLVQPSFLGTDNSYLVDCLKQTNGRLRGIAVVDPAVSADELGELDRAGVVGIRLNLVGQPLPDLAGNEWKRLLANVKAMGWQVEIQRNASDLAVLAPLLLDLGVTVVLDHYALPDPKLGVVDPGFQSVLKLGATKNVWIKISAPYRYGAAGESFAKEAYPLLRNAYGLDRLLWGSDWPHTQFEATQTYAKNRQFLDTLIADERERAQVLSSPRALFRF
- a CDS encoding ABC transporter permease → MSTIRASGPMGEIRDRFGFWRRSYAMMAKEFIQLRRDRVSFAMIVAIPVMQLLLFGYAINTTPHHLPSAVLLQEDSDLARSVLKALENTAYFRFIYEVHDVDEFDNLLKSGKVLFGVEIPRGFERAVRRGDKPALLVAADATDPVAASSALGSLGMIVQTALAHDLYIGDPPALPFEIRAHARYNPAAESRLNIVPGLVGTILTMTMLIFTALSVTREIERGTMESLLSMPIKPVEVMIGKIVPYILVGFIQAFLIVNIGVFLFGVPVLGNLLLLAALSTLFIAANLAIGYTFSTIAQNQLQAIQMSFMFFLPSILLSGFMFPFAGMPAWAQYVGECLPLTHYIRIVRAIMLKGATMPNLRFDTLALAALMLVAMTIAVTRFRRTLD
- a CDS encoding GntR family transcriptional regulator: MNSAPRDDRLPRYQRLRDDLAARIVSNEWRPGEPIPSEAELGAHYGVAIGTVRKAIDQLVADAVLERQQGRGTFVRRARFNSSLFRFFRFQSESGERRVPKSRILRRKSVPATTAVASALRIPVGEPVISLSRLRLIDDVPLLAEEIWLQQSRFAKILAIDTAEFGDLLYPLYEERCGEVVVSAEEILTVETANEMQARLLRLESHAPLIVIERLALDLERRPIEWRRSRGPADRFRYHAEIR
- a CDS encoding PhzF family phenazine biosynthesis protein, giving the protein MQRRYITVDVFTDRAFGGNQLAVVLDADGLSTQQMQAIATEFNYSETTFVLPPRDKANDAEVRIFTPVREMPFAGHPNVGTSFVLASLAKEPKPRLVFEEMAGLVPVDIVREQGRIVSTELTAPQPLSRLAEVPAADVAACISLTVDDIRTDHHAPQVVGVGTPFLVAEVHSRDALKRARPDAAAFGRVLPRDDARSVWFYTREVPASEAPSERQARMFMRGAGGLAEDPATGSASVAAAALFADLDPVRDGELKLTVGQGFDMGRPSILQTRVVKRDGKIVSAHVGGACVKMMEGTFRLAGEG
- a CDS encoding DUF72 domain-containing protein, which gives rise to MAKAKTASKKSGNIFIGIGGWTFEPWRGVFYPEKLTQAKELSYAASKLTSIEINGTYYGSQKPESFRKWASEVPEGFVFSVKGPRFATNRRVLAEAGDSIKRFYDSGVLELGDHLGPALWQFAPTKKFDGADFGKFLELLPRKLDGRALRHVVEVRHDSFCTPEFIALIREFETPVVFAEHGKYPAIADVAGDFVYARLQKGNDEIKTCYPPKQLDAWAERFQAWADGSEPDDLPKVDKTKPKKEPRDVFAYVIHEGKVRAPHGAMELIARVS
- a CDS encoding MFS transporter — its product is MSNWYSESSPLERRTFWASFGGWALDALDVQMFGLAIPALIAAFHISKADAGLLGSVTLFFGAFGGWLGGALGDRFGRVKALQITVATFALATFASAFAMSYTQLLVLKAIQGLGFGAEWACGAVLMAEIIRPEHRGKALGTVQSAWAVGWGAAVLLSALVFTSAPADIAWRILFAIGLLPALLIIFIRRGLKEPPRAIAKDAEAPFLATLSGIFHRDVLRSTLVGGLFGVGAHGGYAALTTFLPTYLREVRHLSVLGSSFYLAVIIIAFFCGCVASGIISDRIGRRANVAFFAGACIITVLVYIFAPLTNGQMLVLGFPLGFFSAGIPASMAALFSELYPAGVRGTGVGFCYNFGRVVSAAFPFLVGFLSDRIGLGPAIGVDAAFAYALVLIAVLLLPETRGKVFEQAAAARA
- a CDS encoding adenylate/guanylate cyclase domain-containing protein, which translates into the protein MVSFLRARQRAVLSEEFERELTREVLRTELLRVKALIATGLVMMVLLTATFVIDPAISNRIWRGTEGMVREYVIVAGFLLFEVWVHSQIRRNLKLDRDLPVVRRYIGAFIETSLPTLILILQIRSMGASQALGFVLPMVYFIFVILSTLRLDFWLSTFTGFVAAAELLTVALYFNPASDTGEPLIYFHAVRSLVILVCGVLAGSVGAQLRRQFAASIAAATARDRVTNLFGQHVSPQVVERLMAEGTSAAGDIRRVAVMFVDFRGFTAGAQSRTPQEVVDRLDGAFAVLVDILDRHGGIVNKFLGDGFLALFGAPLEASDAAHRAVAAGRDMLTAMDHINAQTSWPLRIGIGIHFGEVVAGNIGSPRRKEYTVIGDTVNFASRLEALNKEFGSQLLISASVREALGDDGEDAVALGEVTVRGYEQPVAVFQLG
- a CDS encoding DUF488 family protein, which produces MAKAKKLFTIGYEQTPPKAVLDELEQAGVKLVVDVRAVTSSRRPGFSKKQLAAGLDDRGISYVHLAALGTPKEGRLAARSGQYDVLEKIFSKHLKTPEAREQMDELSALVKKAGPVCLLCYERDHTHCHRRMIAEIIEERDGAAVKNLAPSIVIPGRA